The sequence GGCCGAAGTCGAGAGTGAGCTGTTCCCCGACGACAGTTATCTGCAGGCAGGTTTAGCGGTGGAGGTTACCTATTTCGACTCAGACCGCTTTTTCGGCTCGCTGGAGTCGATTCTAGGCCGCCGGAACCTGGAGCACGAAAGCTACCTGCAGACGGACTTCGATTTTGAGCGGCTGAATCTGCTCTCGGACTGGCGGCTGAGCGGGGGCTTGCGCCTGAGCCTGTTGCTTTCCGCAGAGTGGGAATGGCACGGAGATGCGACCGAGAACAGCCGGATTCTGCTTGTGTCTTCGGGTCTTACGATCGGTTTTTAGGCCGGTCTGCCTATGCTCCCCGGCGTTTGTCAGTGTCGCCGCCAGCCGGTGTGTTCCCTGTATCCATCTTTGATTTCTCGATCCGATCCGCCATCCAGCCGTCGCCTGCTGAGCACATGGTGCAATTGATGCTCCCGGGAGCATGCTGTCTATTGGGAGCAGGACGCCCTGGTTGTGCCGGGCTTGGAATAAGGTGTCACCGGCCACCGCCCGCAGTGATTAGAGACGGGTTGGCGGGGCTGACAGGAGAGCAGATCAGTGGCAGGACAACCGCGTATCGGGGAGCCCGGCCGGCAGGATTATTTCTACGGAGTGTAGTATATGGACATTCAGGGGTTTTTGGCAAAAAAACTCTTGACAAAATACGGTCTTGGGGTTATACTCGAGTTGTCTAGGGAAAATAGTTGTGTTAAACGCGCTTCTGTTTTGCGTACATCGCACCTTTGGTAACTTTAAGACAAAGTTAAAGTTACTCTGATTCAAGCTCTTCTTTCAGGATCGTTCAAAAGATTTGAAGGTCTTACCCGGGTTTTTCTATCTGGGTGGATCCACGATCTTTCATAGAGATCTCCTATCCAATTTTGAATTCGACTTCTCATGCATGTCATTCTGGAGCAGCTGTTCCGGTTTGACAGAGATTTCGGATCTGAATTGGCCAGTGCCGATGCTCCCTTTTGTGAGGGAGAATTGGTACGGGAAGGTAAGAGTTCGGGAAAGCGATTTCCTGGCAATTACCTAAAACTTTGGTGACCTTTACTGGATTAAAGGAGCATTGAATGATGCAAAAAAGAACCCTATATTCTTTGCTACTCATCTCCTTTATAGTGGCATTTGCGGCGTCTGTGTCGTTTGCCAACACGGTCACTATTGAGTCGAAATCAAATATCTTACGTTGTGACAATCAGGCGTCCAACGTGGATATTGAAGTCACGTCGCCGGACGGCGTCGACGCAATCGAATTTGTATTCGAGATTGTCGAAGGCCCGGAAGGCGGTTTCTTAACGGTGACCGATGTTGTATGGGATGTTGATCTGCTCAACCTGATGGATCGTATCGTCGATCTGAGTCAGGTCGACGGAGTATCCCCGGATTATATCCGCTTTGCCGCTATGAAGCTGCAGCCGACTGACGCGCCGCTTCCGGCGGGTTCGTATACTGTAGCCCAGATTAAATTCACCACCAACGACAATTGCGGTGACGATGTCGCCATCGACAACACGGTGTTCCCCTACGTGATAGGCGGAATCACCACCCAGTTTGTCGATGCGGCCACTAATTTACAAGTCGCAGTGTCGGTCACGCCAGCTACCATCGAAATCGTCAATCAGCTTCCTGAGATTGCCGATATCGATGATGTCACGTTGGAGTGGGGTGATTTCTACTCCGGCCTGGCGACGGCCACCGATCCGGACGGGGACAACAGCTGTGAAGAGCTGAAGTACTACAAGGTGTCCGGACCGGATGACTTGGTCGTCGGCGAGACCAGTGGTGTCATCACGTGGCTCACGACCGGCGCTGACGTGTGTGAGCACGTCGTGCAGGTCAAGGTGGTGGATGCGTGTGGAGCGGAGGATGTTACGTCCTTCACAATCTGCGTCCACAACTTCGCACCTATCATCACCTGCCCGGATGATCAGATGATCTTCTTCGGCGAGGCTCTCCAGACGCAGGTGACGGCTACAGATGACGAGGACCCGCATGGTCCCGGCCCGTATCCTCTGATCTACAAGCTGGTTTCGTTCGATGGCCCGGGGATGGTTATGGTCGACCCCGGCAACGGCGAGATCGTTTGGCAGACTGAGACAACCGCTAACTACACCGGTGTCTTCAACATCTGTGTTGAGGTAACGGACAGCGCTAACGTCTGCGTGGATTGCAGCCCGAAGAACGCTGACACCTGCTGCTTCCAGGTTGAGGTGGTCTCAATGGCCATCGCTATTGAGAAGCAGCACGGCGACGGTATGGGCGTGCCTCAGGGTCAGGAGACCACGGTTGAAGTCACGATGCTTCCTATGAACTTCAACAACTATCCGATTGGTGGCTTCAATTTCCTGATTCAGTACGACGCGACCGCGCTGAGCTTCCTGTACGCGGAAGAGGGCGAATTCCTGCTCGACTGCGAATGGGAGTACTTCACCTACCGGTTTGGCCCGGACGGCAACTGCGGTGATGGGTGCCCGAGCGGCTTGTTACGCGTCGTGGCTATAGCAGAGACTAACAACGGTGCTATTCATCCGGAATGCTTCGTAAACGACGGGTCGGTTACTGACGCTGATCAGCTCGTTATCTTGCACTTCATGGTCTCGAACGACCGGCTTCTGGAGTGCCAGTTCGTGCCGATCAAGTTCTTCTGGATTGAGTGCGGTGACAATACGCTCTCGTCCGTATCCGGTGACACGCTGCTGATCTCGCGCGATGTCTATGACTACATCGGCAGCGGCGGCATTGACACCTGGTATCAGATCGACTCTCTCGATTACGAGCTCCCGGGTATCTGGGGCGCCAACTACACCTGCGACGTCAGCGATAAGGGCTACCCGATTCGCTGGGCTGACTTCTGGAACGGCGGTGTTGACATTATTTGCAGTAAGGACATTGATGCACCTGGCGACGTGAACGCCAATGGCTGGGCATTTGAGATCGCGGACGCGGTCATGTTCAGCAACTACTTCGTCGATGGTCTCGGTGCCTTCCTGGGTCATGTCGATGCCTCTATTGCCGCCACCGACGTCAACAAGGACGGTATCACCCTGTCAATAGCTGACCTGGTGTACCTGATCCGTGTCGTTGTCGGCGATGCTCAACCGTATCCGAAGGAAGTCATTCCTGAGAACGTCCGCTACACCCATGATGCCGGTGTGGTGACCACCCAGGGTGACGTCGTTATCGGCGCTGCGTATCTTGTTGTTTCAGGTAACGTCTCGCCTGAGCTGTTGGCTGACAACATGGAGATGGCGTATCGTTTCGACGGCCAGAATACCCGCATCATCGTGACGCCGCGGGTTGATAATGTCGTTACTGAAGGCTTCACGGGCGAGTTCCTGGGCGGCATTGACGGTGACATTCTTACCATTGAAATGGCCACCGTTGCTGCTCTGCCGATCGTGGCGACCAACGTCCCGACGCATTACGGCCTGAGCCAGAACTACCCGAACCCGTTCAACCCGACTACCAAGATCGACCTCGCGACTCCGGAGGCTGGTTCTTACAGCGTGACCATCTATAACATTCAGGGTCAGGTTGTGGACGTCATCTCCGGTGTGGCCGACGCTCCTGGTGACTACATCGTTGAGTGGGATGCTTCGAACAATGCGTCCGGCGTGTACCTGTACAAGCTGGAAATCAACGCATTTACAAGCGTCAAGAAGATG comes from Acidobacteriota bacterium and encodes:
- a CDS encoding T9SS type A sorting domain-containing protein, translated to MDIEVTSPDGVDAIEFVFEIVEGPEGGFLTVTDVVWDVDLLNLMDRIVDLSQVDGVSPDYIRFAAMKLQPTDAPLPAGSYTVAQIKFTTNDNCGDDVAIDNTVFPYVIGGITTQFVDAATNLQVAVSVTPATIEIVNQLPEIADIDDVTLEWGDFYSGLATATDPDGDNSCEELKYYKVSGPDDLVVGETSGVITWLTTGADVCEHVVQVKVVDACGAEDVTSFTICVHNFAPIITCPDDQMIFFGEALQTQVTATDDEDPHGPGPYPLIYKLVSFDGPGMVMVDPGNGEIVWQTETTANYTGVFNICVEVTDSANVCVDCSPKNADTCCFQVEVVSMAIAIEKQHGDGMGVPQGQETTVEVTMLPMNFNNYPIGGFNFLIQYDATALSFLYAEEGEFLLDCEWEYFTYRFGPDGNCGDGCPSGLLRVVAIAETNNGAIHPECFVNDGSVTDADQLVILHFMVSNDRLLECQFVPIKFFWIECGDNTLSSVSGDTLLISRDVYDYIGSGGIDTWYQIDSLDYELPGIWGANYTCDVSDKGYPIRWADFWNGGVDIICSKDIDAPGDVNANGWAFEIADAVMFSNYFVDGLGAFLGHVDASIAATDVNKDGITLSIADLVYLIRVVVGDAQPYPKEVIPENVRYTHDAGVVTTQGDVVIGAAYLVVSGNVSPELLADNMEMAYRFDGQNTRIIVTPRVDNVVTEGFTGEFLGGIDGDILTIEMATVAALPIVATNVPTHYGLSQNYPNPFNPTTKIDLATPEAGSYSVTIYNIQGQVVDVISGVADAPGDYIVEWDASNNASGVYLYKLEINAFTSVKKMVLLK